TTCCATCTTTTTTGTTTTTCCGTTAAAGAATGGAACGATATAAGCGTGACCTAGAAGGTTTGGTTCAACACCAAGTACTGAGCAATTCACTACAGCCCCCACAATCGTTTCTGGCGTACATTCCATTAACTTAGGGTTACGACTTACGGCATTAAGTCCGATACGCACTAGACGTTCAGGTGTAACGTGTTTTGGAGCAATTGATTTAATAGCTTTGAATTGGTCTTTGAACATATCGTTCAGTTGCCCTTGGAAGCTGTTTTGTTGCTTTGCAACCCCAGTTTTTTTCTTTGCTAATTGATTTTTAATTGTCGTGTTTGTAGCCATTTATAAAATCCTCCTTATTTAAAACCGAATCGACGGTGTGAACTTGTTTTTGTATATTTTCCAAACAAATCTGGATGGTCTTTTTCAAAAGACTTAGCATCGAACCGATTGGACTGAATGGTTTTCCATATGACCATATGATTTTTTGTTACGCCCCGCTCATTTTCCCCTAGCATGGCTTTTAAACGATTCTCAATTTCTTTAACTTTAGTGTTTGCTTCTGCCCTGGACTGTCTAGCTTCTTCATACTCTTCTAGCAAGCTATCAACCGTATCAGGAAGCTCAATTTCCTCGTCTATACCTTGAGGATACATATGGCTTAACAAATCCGTTGAAGCGTCTGAACCATCGAATAAAGGCGGCTCTTTCATGAGTACATGGTCATTCCAGAAGCTAACCTCAATGTCTATGAGTTGTTCAATTAACTCCTCATCACGATCAACTTTTTTATAAACGAATTTGTTTCCCCCAATAAGAACAGCAATCCACCAAGCTTCATATCCTGTCACCGCCATATAATGTTGACATTGAATAAGATAAGCAGCTGGTACTTCATCTTCTTCCCATTCACCCTTGAGGTATTCAGAAGCTGTTTTACACTCCAGGCCAATTCTTTCGCCAATAATCAGGCGATCTACGTTTGCTAGGATAAAAGGATGTTTTGGATGCTGTAGCATTGCATTTTTGCGTCTTACCTTAAGGCCTGTACGCTTAGAAAACTCTTTTGCTACAAAGTCCTCTAGCTGTGTTCCGAAATAAGCAGCCTCACTATTAATATCTTCATCTGGTGCCTCACCGATTTTTTCAAGATAGACCGCTACAGGTGATTTCCATTTACTTAACCCTGCAATGGCAGCTGCATCTGAGCCACCAATGCCCTTTTTACGTTGTTCAAGCCATTCTTCACGGCTCATATCTTGTGTAGAAACCAAAACAGTTGATTCCATGGCCTACCTCCTTGATTTTTAGAGGTCCATACGCTAAAATAAAAACAACTTAACATTTCGTATGAACCTGAGCTCGTAGTTACCGCTACGGGCTTTTATTCTGCCTCCGAAAACTTAAATTCATAAACTTCTTTGAGATACTTCTCCAAGTCTTCTTTTAATACCACTTCACCAGTCGCTGGATCTTCTACAATGTCATCACCAGCTAAAAGCTCTGTTCCGAAGTAATCAACACCTGCATGTTCTGATTGTTCTACCATGTTTGGATAGCCTGTCCTATTGATTTGAGTGATTTCAGGATGCTCCATTTACTTTTCCTCCTCTCGCATGTAATTTCCAAAAATGCTGTTGCTTTTTACGAGCAAACTGAGCGACATTGAAACGTCCTTGCAAAATCATTCGAATCTCAAATTCCAGAAAGAAAGATGACAACTCCGACGCTTTTACGTTATTCAATTGTTTAACCTCCTTCGTCTGTCTCATCAGTGCCAGGCGACGAACCCTGACAGACTGGGGAACCCCCCAGTTTCGACCTTGTTTTATAAGGGTTTTCGTGGT
This sequence is a window from Priestia filamentosa. Protein-coding genes within it:
- a CDS encoding YqaJ viral recombinase family protein: MESTVLVSTQDMSREEWLEQRKKGIGGSDAAAIAGLSKWKSPVAVYLEKIGEAPDEDINSEAAYFGTQLEDFVAKEFSKRTGLKVRRKNAMLQHPKHPFILANVDRLIIGERIGLECKTASEYLKGEWEEDEVPAAYLIQCQHYMAVTGYEAWWIAVLIGGNKFVYKKVDRDEELIEQLIDIEVSFWNDHVLMKEPPLFDGSDASTDLLSHMYPQGIDEEIELPDTVDSLLEEYEEARQSRAEANTKVKEIENRLKAMLGENERGVTKNHMVIWKTIQSNRFDAKSFEKDHPDLFGKYTKTSSHRRFGFK
- a CDS encoding YqaI family protein — encoded protein: MEHPEITQINRTGYPNMVEQSEHAGVDYFGTELLAGDDIVEDPATGEVVLKEDLEKYLKEVYEFKFSEAE